The following coding sequences are from one Wenzhouxiangella sp. AB-CW3 window:
- a CDS encoding CopG family ribbon-helix-helix protein, with amino-acid sequence MKVAISVPDPVFQAAEQFAKERGIPRSQLFAEALEEYLAQHGPEAITAQLNRVHDSEKSKLDESFIRAQSAVLKDEAW; translated from the coding sequence ATGAAAGTAGCGATTTCCGTTCCGGATCCAGTATTCCAGGCCGCTGAGCAATTCGCAAAGGAGCGAGGGATTCCCCGTAGCCAGCTTTTTGCGGAGGCGCTGGAGGAGTACCTGGCGCAACACGGGCCCGAGGCGATTACGGCTCAACTGAATCGGGTTCATGATTCTGAAAAGTCGAAGCTCGATGAGTCATTCATTCGAGCTCAGTCAGCCGTGTTGAAAGATGAAGCGTGGTGA
- a CDS encoding class I SAM-dependent DNA methyltransferase — protein MTTSTTNLINFVFEIANKLRGPYRPPQYRKVMLPMTVLRRLDCVLAPTKEQVLKEYEKLQARGLEGDALHKVLARKASQGRDHPLYNISSYTFEKLLADPEHIASNLSNYINGFSESAREIFWAFGFDAEIAKLDKANRLYLIVKEFADPRIDLHPDRVSNHDMGYVFEELVRKFNEQANEEAGDHFTPREVIRLMAHLLYTEDEEVYTPGIARTIYDPTAGTGGMLSVSEEYITEQNPQAHLQLFGQEYNEESWAICRSDLLIKDEPVENIAFGDTLGDGETSDGHPDRTFHYMLANPPFGVEWKPQEDYVKKEHRELGFNGRFGPGLPRINDGATLFLLHMLSKMNPPPEQGGEGSKIAIVFNGSPLFNGEPGPSESNIRRWIIENDWLDAIIALPDQLFYNTGIYTYIWLVTNRKPDERKGKVQLIDGTRHYRKMKKSLGNKRNELADEHIEELTRLYGEFTDGATCRVGLNGELEERVCSKIFDNREFGYLKVTVERPLRLNFQATPERIERIWQETAFANLAKSKKRKNQAEHDAEVKAGEETQQRIIGILEGLDDQRFDDRAEFEPLLKAAFKAAGEKLPAPIKKAILNALSERDPEAAICRDSKGNPEPDTELRDSEIVPLPANIPLPLPIGYEKNADNSQLLELVREHCEDYLAREVLPFVDDAWIDHGKTRVGYEIPINRHFYVYEPPRPLEEIEQDIQSLEGEILEMLKKVTA, from the coding sequence ATGACCACCAGCACCACCAACCTGATCAATTTTGTCTTCGAAATTGCCAACAAGCTCCGTGGGCCCTACCGGCCGCCGCAGTATCGCAAGGTCATGCTGCCCATGACGGTGCTGCGCCGTCTGGATTGTGTACTGGCGCCTACCAAGGAACAGGTGCTGAAGGAATACGAGAAGTTGCAGGCTCGCGGTCTGGAGGGTGATGCCCTGCACAAGGTGCTGGCGCGCAAGGCCAGCCAGGGGCGGGATCATCCGCTGTATAACATCAGCTCGTATACCTTCGAGAAGCTGCTGGCCGATCCTGAGCATATCGCCAGTAATCTGAGCAATTACATCAATGGCTTCTCGGAGTCGGCGCGGGAGATTTTCTGGGCCTTCGGGTTCGATGCCGAGATCGCGAAGCTGGACAAGGCGAATCGGCTCTATCTGATCGTCAAGGAGTTCGCCGATCCCCGTATTGACCTGCACCCGGATCGGGTGAGCAACCACGACATGGGTTATGTGTTCGAGGAGCTGGTGCGCAAGTTCAATGAGCAGGCCAACGAGGAGGCGGGGGATCACTTCACGCCGCGCGAGGTCATTCGCTTGATGGCGCACCTGCTCTATACCGAGGACGAGGAAGTCTACACGCCGGGGATTGCCCGGACGATCTACGATCCGACGGCCGGGACGGGCGGCATGCTGTCGGTTTCGGAGGAGTACATCACCGAGCAGAATCCGCAGGCCCACTTGCAGTTGTTCGGGCAGGAGTACAACGAGGAGTCCTGGGCGATCTGCCGCTCGGATCTTCTGATCAAGGACGAGCCGGTGGAGAATATCGCCTTTGGCGATACCCTGGGCGACGGCGAGACCAGCGACGGTCATCCGGATCGAACCTTTCACTACATGCTGGCCAACCCGCCTTTCGGCGTGGAGTGGAAGCCGCAGGAAGACTATGTGAAGAAGGAACACAGGGAGCTGGGTTTCAACGGCCGCTTCGGGCCGGGCCTGCCGCGCATCAATGACGGCGCCACGCTGTTTCTGCTGCACATGCTGAGCAAGATGAACCCGCCGCCGGAGCAGGGCGGGGAGGGTTCGAAGATTGCCATCGTGTTCAACGGCTCGCCGCTGTTCAATGGCGAGCCGGGCCCGAGCGAGAGCAATATCCGCCGCTGGATCATCGAGAATGACTGGCTGGATGCCATCATCGCCCTGCCGGACCAGCTCTTCTACAACACCGGCATCTACACCTACATCTGGCTGGTGACCAACCGCAAGCCCGATGAGCGCAAGGGCAAGGTTCAACTCATCGATGGCACCCGCCACTACCGCAAGATGAAAAAGAGCCTGGGTAACAAGCGCAACGAGCTGGCCGACGAGCATATCGAGGAACTGACCCGACTCTATGGCGAGTTCACCGACGGCGCGACTTGCCGGGTGGGCCTGAACGGCGAGCTTGAGGAGCGGGTCTGCTCGAAGATTTTCGACAACCGCGAGTTCGGGTACCTGAAGGTCACGGTCGAGCGTCCGCTGCGCCTGAACTTCCAGGCCACGCCTGAGCGTATCGAGCGGATCTGGCAGGAAACCGCCTTCGCCAACCTGGCGAAAAGCAAGAAGCGCAAGAACCAGGCCGAACACGATGCCGAGGTGAAGGCCGGCGAGGAAACCCAGCAGCGCATCATCGGAATTCTTGAGGGGCTGGACGACCAGCGCTTCGATGACCGGGCCGAGTTCGAGCCGCTGCTCAAGGCCGCCTTCAAGGCGGCCGGCGAGAAATTGCCGGCGCCGATCAAGAAAGCCATACTCAACGCCCTGTCCGAGCGCGACCCGGAAGCGGCGATCTGCCGCGACAGCAAAGGCAACCCCGAACCTGACACCGAGCTGCGCGACAGCGAGATCGTGCCGCTACCGGCCAATATCCCGCTGCCGCTGCCAATTGGCTACGAGAAAAATGCCGACAACAGCCAGTTGCTGGAACTGGTACGCGAGCACTGCGAGGACTACCTGGCCCGCGAGGTGCTGCCCTTCGTCGATGACGCCTGGATCGACCACGGCAAGACCAGGGTAGGCTACGAAATCCCCATCAACCGGCATTTCTACGTCTACGAACCGCCCCGGCCGCTGGAAGAAATCGAGCAGGACATCCAGAGTCTGGAAGGCGAGATTCTGGAGATGTTGAAGAAGGTGACGGCATGA
- a CDS encoding type I restriction endonuclease subunit R translates to MHQEIYFEQAMEQSLIGQGGYEKGDAAGFDAGHGLFPDEVIAFVQASQPRRWQSLVKLQGEQAGEVLLGALVKELASKHALHVLRHGFKCFGKTFRLAFFAPNTGMNPEAAEAYGHNRLRVTRQVHFSEKHPKKSLDMVLSVNGLPVVTLELKNPMTGQTVEDAMRQYRRERDPDEPIFRFKQRALVHFAVDPDQVFMATRLAGEADTRFLPFNRGHEFGAGNPPAADDNYRTAYLWEEVLTRDSLMDILARFLHLEVSEKKIATKRGVKRHKKETMIFPRYHQLDAVRKLIASSREKGAGHNYLVQHSAGSGKSNSIAWLAHRLSSLHDAADEKVFDSVVIITDRRVLDQQLQNTVYQFEHKQGVVQKIDENTQQLAQALSSGVPIIISTIQKFPFITQAMDMLAKKGQDVSLATGGKRFAVIVDEAHSSQSGETAMELRKVLNRDGIESAIAAEFLDVEEEDLSEQARKALFEEMLKRPRQPNISFFAFTATPKFKTLAVFNEPGAGGQPPFHLYSMRQAIEEGFIMDVLAHYTTYKTYYGLIKSIEDDPQVPRRKAALALARFMSLHPHNIAQKVEVIVEHFRNHTRHKIGGRAKAMVVTASRLHAVRYKQAFDKYIEDNNISGIRSLVAFSGSVTDPDFPDRTYTEVGMNEGIKESELPEKFDSEHYQVLLVAEKYQTGFDQPLLHTMYVDRRLAGIQAVQTLSRLNRTAEGKNDTFVLDFVNDTEEIFEAFKPYYEITPPGEPSDPQQLYDLQHRLEQAQVFYADEVNAFAEIWYRNRHEPTAADHRRINAVIDQAVERYKALPDDEQEGFKSQLASFRNLYAFLAQIIPYQDSSLEKLYSYARFLLSKLPRRTDDTVFELEDEVSLKYYRLQKISEGAIDLAVGEAKALYGPTEVGTGRAEEDTVELSSLIDRLNERFGTEFTPADQLFFDQIAETAVENETLQAAAKANSMDNFAYVFEKMLEGLFIERMDGNEDIFGRLMNDDDFRRVAGDHLLHEVYHRLQTGDGAGRQGEAK, encoded by the coding sequence ATGCATCAGGAAATCTACTTCGAACAGGCCATGGAGCAGTCGCTGATCGGGCAGGGCGGCTACGAGAAAGGCGATGCGGCCGGGTTCGATGCGGGGCATGGGTTGTTTCCCGATGAGGTGATTGCATTTGTTCAGGCCAGCCAGCCGCGGCGCTGGCAGTCGCTGGTGAAGTTGCAGGGCGAGCAGGCCGGCGAGGTGTTGTTGGGCGCGCTGGTCAAGGAGCTGGCTTCGAAGCATGCCTTGCATGTGCTGCGTCATGGTTTCAAGTGTTTCGGCAAGACGTTTCGGCTGGCGTTCTTTGCTCCCAACACCGGCATGAACCCCGAGGCGGCCGAGGCCTATGGTCACAACCGCCTGCGGGTGACCCGGCAGGTGCATTTCAGCGAGAAGCACCCGAAAAAGTCGCTGGATATGGTCCTGTCGGTCAACGGCCTGCCGGTGGTGACGCTGGAGCTGAAAAACCCCATGACCGGGCAGACGGTGGAAGACGCCATGCGCCAGTATCGGCGCGAGCGGGACCCGGACGAGCCGATTTTCCGATTCAAGCAGCGGGCGCTGGTGCATTTTGCCGTGGATCCGGACCAGGTGTTCATGGCCACGCGACTGGCCGGCGAGGCCGACACCCGCTTTCTGCCGTTCAACCGGGGTCATGAATTCGGCGCCGGCAACCCGCCCGCGGCCGATGACAATTACCGTACGGCCTATCTGTGGGAAGAGGTGCTGACGCGCGACAGCCTGATGGACATTCTGGCCCGCTTTCTGCACCTGGAGGTCAGCGAAAAGAAGATCGCAACCAAGCGGGGCGTGAAGCGCCACAAGAAAGAGACGATGATCTTCCCGCGCTATCACCAGCTCGATGCGGTACGCAAGCTCATTGCCAGCTCGCGCGAGAAGGGAGCAGGGCACAACTACCTGGTGCAGCACTCGGCCGGTTCGGGCAAGTCCAACTCCATTGCCTGGCTGGCGCACCGGCTCTCCAGCCTGCATGATGCAGCCGACGAGAAGGTCTTCGACAGCGTGGTGATCATCACCGACCGGCGCGTGCTCGACCAGCAGTTGCAGAACACCGTCTACCAGTTCGAGCACAAGCAGGGGGTGGTGCAGAAAATCGACGAGAATACCCAGCAACTGGCCCAGGCGCTGTCGTCGGGTGTGCCGATTATTATTTCCACCATCCAGAAGTTTCCGTTCATCACCCAGGCGATGGACATGCTGGCGAAAAAGGGCCAGGACGTCTCGCTGGCCACCGGCGGCAAGCGCTTTGCCGTGATCGTGGACGAGGCGCACAGCTCGCAGTCGGGCGAGACGGCCATGGAGCTCAGAAAGGTGCTCAACCGCGACGGCATCGAGTCGGCCATCGCCGCGGAATTTCTGGACGTGGAAGAGGAAGACCTGTCAGAGCAGGCGCGCAAGGCCCTGTTCGAAGAGATGCTCAAGCGTCCGCGCCAGCCCAATATCAGCTTTTTCGCCTTCACCGCCACGCCCAAGTTCAAGACGCTGGCCGTGTTCAACGAGCCCGGTGCCGGCGGTCAGCCGCCATTTCATCTGTATTCCATGCGCCAGGCCATCGAGGAAGGCTTCATCATGGACGTGCTGGCCCACTACACCACCTACAAGACCTACTACGGGCTGATCAAGTCCATCGAGGACGATCCCCAGGTGCCGCGGCGCAAGGCCGCACTTGCGCTGGCCCGGTTCATGTCGCTGCATCCGCACAATATCGCGCAGAAGGTGGAGGTGATTGTCGAACACTTCCGAAACCACACCCGCCACAAGATCGGCGGGCGCGCCAAGGCCATGGTGGTGACGGCCTCGCGCCTGCATGCCGTCCGTTACAAGCAGGCCTTCGACAAGTACATCGAAGACAACAACATCAGCGGCATCCGCTCGCTGGTGGCGTTTTCCGGCAGCGTCACCGATCCGGACTTTCCCGACCGCACCTATACCGAGGTCGGCATGAACGAGGGCATCAAGGAGTCGGAGCTGCCCGAGAAGTTCGACTCCGAGCACTACCAGGTGCTGCTGGTGGCCGAAAAGTACCAGACCGGCTTCGACCAGCCCTTGTTGCACACCATGTACGTCGACCGGCGTCTGGCCGGTATCCAGGCCGTGCAGACGCTGTCACGCCTCAACCGCACGGCCGAAGGCAAGAACGATACCTTCGTGCTGGATTTCGTCAACGATACCGAAGAGATCTTCGAGGCGTTCAAGCCTTATTATGAGATCACGCCGCCTGGCGAACCCAGCGATCCGCAGCAGCTCTACGACTTGCAGCATCGGCTCGAACAGGCCCAGGTGTTCTATGCCGACGAGGTCAATGCCTTTGCCGAGATCTGGTATCGCAATCGACACGAGCCGACGGCGGCCGATCATCGCAGGATCAACGCCGTGATCGATCAGGCCGTGGAGCGCTACAAGGCGCTGCCCGACGACGAGCAGGAAGGATTCAAGAGCCAGTTGGCCAGCTTCCGCAACCTCTACGCCTTTCTGGCACAGATCATTCCCTACCAGGACAGTAGCCTGGAGAAGCTCTACAGCTATGCCCGCTTCCTGCTCTCGAAGCTGCCGCGTCGCACCGACGATACGGTGTTCGAGCTCGAAGACGAGGTCTCGCTGAAGTACTACCGCCTGCAGAAGATCAGCGAAGGCGCCATCGACCTGGCGGTGGGCGAGGCCAAGGCACTGTACGGACCGACGGAAGTCGGCACGGGCCGGGCCGAGGAAGATACAGTAGAACTGTCCAGCCTGATCGACCGGCTCAACGAGCGTTTCGGCACCGAGTTCACCCCGGCCGATCAACTCTTCTTCGACCAGATCGCCGAAACTGCCGTAGAGAATGAAACCCTGCAGGCGGCGGCAAAAGCCAACAGCATGGACAACTTCGCCTACGTGTTCGAGAAAATGCTGGAAGGCCTGTTCATCGAACGCATGGACGGCAACGAAGACATCTTCGGCCGCCTGATGAACGACGACGATTTCCGACGAGTGGCCGGCGACCATTTGCTGCACGAGGTTTACCATCGGCTGCAGACGGGCGATGGTGCGGGCCGGCAAGGAGAAGCGAAATGA
- a CDS encoding restriction endonuclease subunit S: MNVTSSSIRLGAMDLYHPLPCPDGWTTRRLRFVTRINKAQPIALAPADEASFVPMAAIGEHGGIQLEQVKALDEIGDGYTYFADGDVVVAKITPCFENGKGAFVEGLKNGIAFGTTELHVVRPAQDIDGRFLFYLSISELFRKLGEGAMYGAGGQKRVPELFIKDFQALLPPLHQQQKIAAFLDRKTAEIDTLIGKKRRLLDRLAEKRTALITRAVTKGLNPDAPMKDSGIEWLGEIPAHWEIASISWLSRVFNGATPSRSRNDYWDGSCPWLSSGKVNDWKITAPSAFISQQAVAETGLVLAPSGSVVIGMVGQGRTRGLAARLEIDAYINQNMAAIVAASPLNTAYLHYALVQSYQPIREHGRGGQRDALNCEIVGSIRIPLPPLPEQQKIAAQLDQQAELERSQRRLVSEQIDYLEEYRSALITNAVTGQIKVA; encoded by the coding sequence ATGAATGTAACCTCCTCATCCATCCGGCTGGGTGCCATGGACCTCTATCACCCGCTCCCTTGCCCCGATGGTTGGACAACTCGCCGATTGCGGTTTGTCACCCGGATCAACAAGGCACAGCCGATTGCATTGGCACCCGCGGACGAAGCCTCCTTCGTGCCCATGGCTGCGATTGGCGAACATGGTGGTATTCAGCTTGAGCAGGTCAAGGCGCTCGATGAGATTGGCGACGGCTATACCTATTTTGCGGACGGCGATGTCGTTGTTGCTAAGATTACCCCGTGTTTTGAGAACGGCAAGGGCGCGTTCGTAGAAGGCCTGAAGAATGGTATCGCCTTTGGCACAACCGAGCTGCATGTCGTTCGTCCGGCCCAAGATATCGACGGGCGCTTTTTGTTTTATTTGAGCATTTCCGAGCTGTTTCGCAAGCTGGGTGAAGGAGCCATGTATGGCGCTGGCGGGCAAAAGCGCGTGCCGGAGCTGTTCATCAAGGATTTTCAGGCGTTGCTACCACCGCTGCACCAACAACAAAAAATCGCCGCCTTCCTCGACCGCAAGACCGCCGAGATCGACACCCTGATCGGCAAGAAGCGCCGCCTGCTCGACCGGCTGGCCGAAAAGCGCACCGCCCTGATCACCCGCGCCGTCACCAAGGGCCTCAACCCCGATGCCCCCATGAAAGACAGCGGCATCGAGTGGCTGGGGGAGATTCCGGCGCATTGGGAGATCGCCTCAATCTCTTGGCTCTCTCGTGTTTTCAACGGCGCGACTCCTTCAAGGTCGCGAAACGACTATTGGGATGGTTCCTGCCCGTGGTTATCCAGCGGAAAAGTCAACGACTGGAAGATTACTGCGCCGAGTGCCTTCATATCTCAGCAGGCGGTAGCCGAGACAGGGCTTGTTCTTGCACCGAGCGGATCAGTAGTAATCGGAATGGTGGGACAAGGGCGCACCCGTGGCCTCGCAGCACGGCTAGAGATTGACGCATATATCAACCAAAATATGGCTGCAATTGTTGCCGCCTCGCCTTTGAATACTGCGTATCTACATTACGCGCTTGTCCAGTCGTATCAACCAATCCGAGAACATGGTCGTGGAGGGCAACGGGATGCCCTAAACTGCGAAATTGTCGGTTCGATCCGTATTCCGCTTCCGCCGTTGCCAGAACAGCAGAAGATTGCAGCGCAACTAGATCAACAAGCAGAGCTCGAGCGAAGCCAACGCAGACTGGTGTCGGAACAAATCGATTATCTCGAAGAATACCGCTCCGCCCTGATCACCAACGCCGTCACCGGCCAGATCAAGGTGGCCTGA
- a CDS encoding virulence RhuM family protein — MSAGELILYRSEDGRAEIQLRADGETVWLTQAEMAELFDTTPQAITQHIRAIYGEGELSAEATCKDSLQVRQEGQRQVRRRLKAYSLPMILAVGYRVRSPRGTQFRQWATAHLEEYLVKGFVMDDERLKEPGGWDYFDELLARIRDIRASEKRFYQKVRDLFALSSDYRPDDRDAQTFFAEVQNKLLYAVTGHTAAEIVVQRADADSPNMALTSWKGARVRKQDVTIAKNYLSADEVDTLNRLVVIFLEQAELRAKERKDLTLDYWRHNVDRLLEFNERPILDGAGAISAERAREIAHERYERFDAQRRRDEALEADAEDLRELEALEKRIKKEDKS; from the coding sequence ATGAGCGCGGGCGAGCTGATTCTCTACCGCAGCGAGGACGGCCGGGCGGAGATCCAGCTCCGCGCCGACGGCGAAACCGTCTGGCTCACCCAGGCGGAGATGGCCGAACTGTTCGACACCACCCCCCAGGCCATCACCCAGCACATCCGGGCCATCTATGGAGAAGGCGAGCTGAGCGCGGAGGCAACTTGTAAGGATTCCTTACAAGTTCGCCAGGAGGGCCAGCGCCAGGTCCGGCGTCGCCTCAAGGCCTACAGCCTGCCCATGATCCTGGCCGTGGGCTACCGGGTACGCTCCCCTCGGGGCACCCAGTTCCGCCAGTGGGCCACCGCCCATCTGGAGGAGTACCTGGTCAAGGGCTTCGTCATGGACGATGAGCGCTTGAAAGAGCCCGGCGGCTGGGACTACTTCGACGAGCTGCTGGCCCGCATCCGCGACATCCGCGCCTCGGAGAAGCGCTTCTACCAGAAAGTGCGGGATCTGTTCGCCCTCTCCAGCGACTACCGGCCCGACGACCGGGACGCCCAGACCTTTTTCGCCGAGGTGCAGAACAAGCTGCTCTATGCCGTTACCGGCCACACCGCCGCCGAAATCGTGGTCCAGCGCGCGGACGCCGACTCCCCCAACATGGCGCTGACCAGCTGGAAGGGCGCACGGGTGCGCAAGCAGGATGTCACCATCGCCAAGAACTATCTGAGCGCCGACGAGGTGGACACCTTGAACCGTCTGGTAGTGATCTTTCTGGAGCAGGCCGAACTGCGCGCCAAAGAGCGCAAGGACCTGACCCTGGACTACTGGCGCCACAATGTGGACCGGCTGCTGGAATTCAACGAACGGCCGATTCTCGACGGAGCAGGCGCCATCAGCGCCGAGCGTGCCAGGGAAATTGCCCATGAACGATATGAACGATTCGACGCCCAGCGACGGCGGGATGAAGCGCTGGAGGCCGATGCCGAGGATTTGCGGGAGCTGGAGGCGTTGGAGAAGCGGATCAAGAAGGAGGACAAGTCATGA
- a CDS encoding type II toxin-antitoxin system PemK/MazF family toxin has product MKRGEIWWASLPEPTGSGPGFRRPVLVVQSNPFNSSRIATVVVAAITSNLRLSAAPGNARITKRESGLGKASVVNVSQVLTLDRTRLTEQVRRLSEKRMLEIDQGLRVVLGL; this is encoded by the coding sequence ATGAAGCGTGGTGAGATCTGGTGGGCGTCGTTGCCTGAGCCGACCGGATCCGGTCCTGGTTTCCGACGCCCTGTTCTGGTTGTCCAGTCCAATCCATTCAATTCCAGTCGAATTGCAACGGTCGTGGTCGCGGCCATTACCTCCAACCTTCGGCTTTCAGCCGCGCCGGGTAACGCGAGAATCACGAAACGGGAGTCGGGTCTCGGAAAGGCTTCCGTCGTCAATGTCAGTCAGGTTCTCACCCTGGACCGCACACGGCTGACCGAACAGGTGCGGCGGCTGTCTGAAAAGAGAATGCTCGAAATAGATCAAGGCCTTCGGGTGGTCCTCGGGCTGTGA
- a CDS encoding DUF1579 family protein, producing the protein MIRSVFLSFPLLALSLVAVSSVHASSLATPQSEHELLKRFAGDWQFERSSPARDGAEPDVVGQGTMSAEMVGEFFVDLRWSGEVYGSDYSAVMSLGYDIEQEAYTGSWVDSIISYRWELAGGVDDETDELVLSTSGPGPAGGTADFRERYRFESDDTITIAGEMRRDDEWVNIVSTRLTRQED; encoded by the coding sequence ATGATTCGATCCGTTTTCCTGTCGTTTCCGCTCCTGGCGCTGTCCCTTGTTGCTGTCTCTTCAGTCCATGCGTCCAGTCTTGCCACGCCGCAGTCGGAGCACGAACTGCTGAAGCGCTTTGCCGGGGACTGGCAGTTCGAGCGCTCGAGTCCGGCGCGGGACGGTGCCGAGCCCGATGTGGTCGGGCAGGGTACGATGTCGGCCGAAATGGTGGGGGAGTTCTTCGTGGACTTGCGCTGGTCGGGCGAGGTCTATGGCAGTGACTATTCGGCGGTGATGTCGCTGGGGTATGACATCGAGCAGGAGGCGTACACGGGGAGCTGGGTCGATTCGATCATCAGTTATCGCTGGGAGCTGGCCGGTGGCGTGGACGACGAGACCGATGAGCTGGTGCTGTCGACTTCCGGGCCCGGGCCGGCGGGCGGCACCGCGGATTTCCGGGAGCGTTATCGGTTCGAATCGGACGACACCATCACCATTGCCGGCGAGATGCGTCGCGATGATGAGTGGGTCAATATCGTCAGTACCCGTCTGACCCGACAG